A genome region from Arachis duranensis cultivar V14167 chromosome 8, aradu.V14167.gnm2.J7QH, whole genome shotgun sequence includes the following:
- the LOC107460857 gene encoding LOW QUALITY PROTEIN: protein NODULATION SIGNALING PATHWAY 2-like (The sequence of the model RefSeq protein was modified relative to this genomic sequence to represent the inferred CDS: inserted 2 bases in 1 codon), which yields MDMDMDGIPDSLDFSEHSTTTPTSDEDCNWDHLSPLVNWESFTTDNDDFHSLVGSIVDDARAAAILSQDHGYLEEASSADDGSVSATEDKRGGGEDPKDLRLVHLLIAAAEALASTTKSRDLARVILVRLKELVSXPPKAXXXXXAAHFTDALQTLLEGACGGAHSATKHHPIQSGDHQQTDTITAFQILQDMSPYIKFAHFTANQAILEAVAQERRVHVVDYDVAEGAQWASLMQAFVSRKEGSPGPHLRITALSRGGNSGRRSIATVQETGRRLVAFAVSLGQPFSFHHCRLDPDETFRPSSLKLVRGEALVFNCMLHLPHLSYRAPDSVTSFFNGAKALGPKLVTVVEEEVGPVGGEAGFVGRFMESLQHYSAVYDSLEAGFPMQSRPRALVERVFLGPRIAGSLGRIYWRGGDEERGSWGEWLSAAGFTGVPISFFNHCQAKLLVSLFNDGYRVEEFSNNKLVLGWKSRRLLSASIWNYSISEP from the exons ATGGACATGGACATGGATGGCATCCCAGACAGCCTCGATTTCTCCGAACACAGCACCACCACACCCACGTCCGATGAGGACTGCAACTGGGATCATCTGTCCCCACTCGTCAACTGGGAGTCCTTCACCACCGACAACGACGACTTTCACAGCCTCGTCGGTTCCATCGTCGACGATGCGCGCGCCGCTGCCATCTTGAGCCAAGACCACGGCTACCTTGAGGAAGCCTCAAGCGCCGATGACGGCAGCGTCTCAGCAACAGAGGACAAAAGAGGCGGCGGCGAAGATCCCAAGGACTTGCGGCTGGTCCACCTCCTGATAGCGGCGGCGGAGGCACTCGCCAGCACCACCAAGAGCCGCGACCTGGCTCGAGTGATATTGGTTCGGCTCAAGGAGTTAGTGTC TCCACCCAAGGCANNNNNNNNNNNNNNNGCGGCGCACTTTACGGACGCCCTCCAGACTCTGCTAGAAGGCGCCTGTGGGGGTGCGCATAGCGCCACAAAGCACCATCCTATTCAAAGTGGGGACCACCAGCAAACAGACACAATAACGGCCTTCCAAATTCTCCAGGACATGTCCCCTTACATTAAGTTTGCTCACTTCACAGCTAACCAGGCCATCCTCGAGGCCGTAGCCCAGGAGAGGAGGGTTCACGTCGTTGATTATGATGTCGCAGAAGGGGCCCAATGGGCCTCCCTAATGCAGGCCTTTGTGTCCCGTAAGGAAGGCTCACCGGGCCCTCACTTAAGGATCACCGCATTATCACGGGGTGGAAACAGCGGACGGAGATCCATCGCCACCGTTCAAGAAACCGGTCGGCGATTAGTTGCGTTCGCGGTGTCCCTTGGGCAACCGTTTTCTTTTCATCACTGTAGGTTAGACCCTGACGAAACCTTTCGACCTTCTTCTCTGAAACTTGTTCGTGGAGAGGCTTTGGTTTTCAACTGCATGCTGCACCTGCCGCACCTCAGTTATCGGGCCCCGGACTCTGTCACTTCGTTCTTCAACGGTGCGAAGGCGTTGGGTCCGAAGCTAGTGACGGTGGTGGAAGAAGAGGTGGGGCCCGTTGGAGGGGAAGCGGGCTTTGTAGGGAGGTTCATGGAGTCTTTGCAGCACTACTCGGCAGTGTACGATTCGCTGGAGGCGGGGTTTCCGATGCAGAGTCGGCCCCGGGCTCTGGTGGAAAGGGTTTTCTTGGGCCCGAGAATAGCGGGGTCGTTGGGGCGGATATACTGGAGGGGTGGGGATGAAGAGAGAGGATCGTGGGGGGAGTGGTTGAGTGCGGCGGGGTTCACCGGAGTTCCTATAAGCTTTTTTAATCATTGCCAAGCTAAGCTGTTGGTTAGTCTATTTAACGACGGGTATAGAGTGGAGGAATTTAGTAACAATAAATTGGTGTTGGGTTGGAAATCAAGGCGTTTGCTTTCAGCATCTATTTGGAATTATTCTATTTCAGAACCTTAA